A genomic window from Triticum urartu cultivar G1812 chromosome 7, Tu2.1, whole genome shotgun sequence includes:
- the LOC125522681 gene encoding uncharacterized protein LOC125522681 produces the protein MEKNGSTAQAMEVDELKGTKRGSIASEGSLGAIERAMEEEVKLGKKIVFEPAVCMSFNSEQEAYEFYNAHSWEVRFGIKRGNKYINGNPTNLNKIYCAHARAKIVNKIQDHPGRNVVNR, from the exons ATGGAGAAGAACGGCAGCACTGCACAGGCGATGGAGGTCGACGAACTAAAAG GAACAAAGAGGGGAAGCATAGCATCGGAGGGAAGCCTGGGGGCGATCGAGCGGGCGATGGAAGAAGAAGTGAAGCTTGGGAAGAAAATTGTGTTCGAACCAGCTGTGTGCATGTCTTTCAACTCTGAGCAGGAGGCATATGAGTTTTACAATGCGCACTCCTGGGAAGTCAGGTTCGGCATCAAGCGTGGGAACAAGTACATCAACGGCAACCCTACAAATCTAAACAAGATTTACTGTGCTCATGCGAG GGCAAAGATAGTAAACAAAATTCAAGATCATCCAGGACGCAATGTCGTTAACCGTTAA